A genomic window from Thiohalophilus sp. includes:
- a CDS encoding V-type ATP synthase subunit I yields the protein MIRLRPERMRHITLYLVRESVPDVSLHLARFGWFNPISPNTDTEVLTPRPDSEYRDTYARARKRLDKILHFTDLSVRGETGTIEQMLGLADLQALDNQLGDLWQRCSRLEEQQRQVSEEIRHTRQLQNTLQEYRALNIDLSRLQQPHTFLDIRLGTVPLSEVNKLRDALSLNNYLLTLFRHQENQAHVVITGEKEQGGNIARVLEAASFRTTPLPAEFHDYPERLQQQLSTELDELQQQQQQLAKTVRQTAQDNHAFLQQAQAQLNIAEAYAELSGQLASSGALGSLQGWVPRGRLEGLRRTLTGILGDRFVLQIRAPRLDERSKVPSYTEHAAFLRPFATLVNNYGVPRYGEFDPTWLFALSYIFMFGMMFGDIGHGLVIMLGSLLLRGKLASYRPFFVTIGLSSILFGFVYGSLFGFEEIIPAWWMSPLHDPVLMLTVALGWGIGFIILMVLFSIRNHWIDSDYRTALFGGHGVAGLLLYAGLILLAWQGFSQGEVGAAGVWLTGLSLLAILVHGWVTTSSSRGERALVILIEAFETVIGYFSNTLSFLRVAAFSINHVALIVAVFTVANMFDSTGQWITIVLGNLFVLVLEGAIVAIQVLRLEYYEGFSRFYRGDGLAFRPLVLRDAA from the coding sequence ATGATTCGTCTACGTCCCGAGCGCATGCGTCATATTACGCTTTATCTGGTTCGCGAATCCGTACCCGATGTATCGCTGCATCTGGCCCGCTTTGGCTGGTTCAACCCGATATCCCCGAACACGGATACCGAAGTCCTGACTCCACGGCCCGACAGTGAATACCGGGACACTTATGCGCGCGCCAGAAAACGGCTGGACAAGATTCTCCATTTTACCGACTTATCGGTGCGGGGTGAGACAGGCACGATTGAGCAGATGTTGGGCCTTGCCGATTTGCAGGCGCTGGATAATCAGCTGGGTGACCTGTGGCAGCGTTGTTCCCGCCTGGAAGAACAGCAGCGCCAGGTTTCCGAAGAGATCCGCCATACCCGACAGCTGCAAAATACCCTGCAGGAGTATCGGGCGCTGAATATTGATCTCAGTCGTCTGCAACAACCGCATACTTTTCTGGATATTCGCCTGGGAACCGTGCCGCTGAGCGAGGTCAACAAACTGCGTGATGCCCTGAGTCTGAATAACTATCTGCTGACACTGTTCCGCCACCAGGAGAATCAGGCACATGTGGTGATCACCGGAGAAAAGGAACAGGGCGGGAACATCGCCCGGGTCCTGGAGGCCGCCTCGTTTCGCACGACGCCCTTGCCGGCCGAATTTCACGATTATCCCGAACGCCTGCAACAGCAACTGAGTACCGAACTGGATGAGTTGCAGCAGCAACAACAGCAGCTGGCGAAGACTGTCCGGCAAACGGCGCAGGACAACCACGCATTTCTGCAACAGGCGCAGGCGCAGCTGAATATCGCCGAGGCCTATGCCGAATTGTCCGGCCAGCTGGCTTCCAGCGGGGCTCTGGGTTCCTTGCAGGGCTGGGTTCCCAGGGGCCGGCTTGAGGGATTGCGCCGGACGCTGACCGGGATACTGGGGGATCGGTTTGTACTCCAGATACGTGCGCCCCGACTGGATGAGCGTTCGAAGGTGCCGTCCTATACTGAACATGCCGCTTTTTTGCGGCCCTTTGCCACGCTGGTGAACAACTATGGCGTACCGCGCTATGGCGAGTTCGATCCGACCTGGTTATTCGCGCTCAGTTATATTTTTATGTTCGGCATGATGTTCGGCGATATCGGTCACGGCCTGGTGATTATGCTGGGCAGTCTGCTGTTACGTGGCAAACTGGCAAGTTATCGACCCTTTTTTGTGACAATTGGTTTGTCGTCGATCCTGTTCGGTTTTGTCTACGGCAGTCTGTTCGGTTTCGAGGAGATTATCCCGGCCTGGTGGATGTCGCCCCTGCATGATCCGGTTTTGATGCTGACCGTGGCTCTTGGCTGGGGGATCGGGTTTATCATACTGATGGTGCTATTCAGTATCCGTAATCACTGGATCGACAGTGACTATCGAACGGCGTTGTTTGGCGGTCACGGGGTAGCCGGTTTGCTGTTGTATGCGGGTCTGATTCTGCTGGCCTGGCAAGGGTTCAGCCAGGGCGAAGTCGGCGCGGCAGGTGTCTGGCTGACGGGATTGTCGTTGCTGGCCATCCTTGTGCATGGCTGGGTCACGACCAGTTCGTCGCGCGGTGAGCGCGCTCTGGTGATTCTGATCGAGGCGTTCGAAACCGTTATAGGGTATTTCAGCAATACCCTCTCCTTTTTGCGTGTGGCGGCCTTCAGTATCAATCATGTTGCCCTGATCGTGGCGGTGTTCACCGTGGCGAACATGTTTGATAGCACCGGTCAATGGATTACGATTGTACTGGGTAACCTGTTTGTTCTGGTTCTGGAGGGGGCGATCGTCGCCATCCAGGTATTACGCCTTGAATATTACGAAGGGTTCTCGCGGTTTTATCGCGGTGACGGCCTGGCTTTTCGGCCGCTGGTCCTGCGGGATGCGGCCTGA
- a CDS encoding V-type ATP synthase subunit D has translation MPARFKVAPTKNNLLQLQQQVRFLDKGYSLLERKRELLTRLVYERLANYRKLRKQSKALLKQAYHSLAITHMRMGRAQFKQTTLGIQPAIELQILPMSSLGVQYLSVSAKKRPFQPLGLFGTDASFDQTRQLMTELALVLVQLGEAETALRRLLVEQRKTQKRVNALKYNVIPRYQDTIRYIESTLEEEERTTLFQIQLLQNKQHQS, from the coding sequence ATGCCGGCACGTTTCAAAGTGGCCCCGACCAAAAACAACCTGTTGCAACTGCAGCAGCAGGTCAGGTTTCTGGACAAGGGTTACAGCCTGCTGGAACGCAAGCGCGAATTATTGACCCGGCTGGTCTATGAACGCCTGGCCAATTACCGCAAGCTGCGCAAGCAGAGCAAGGCATTGCTGAAACAGGCCTATCACTCCCTGGCCATTACCCATATGCGTATGGGGCGGGCGCAATTCAAGCAGACCACGCTGGGGATCCAGCCGGCGATTGAATTGCAGATTCTGCCAATGAGCAGTCTGGGTGTGCAGTACCTTTCTGTTAGCGCGAAAAAACGGCCTTTTCAACCTCTGGGCTTGTTCGGCACCGATGCCAGCTTCGATCAGACCCGCCAGTTGATGACGGAATTGGCACTGGTGCTGGTTCAACTCGGGGAGGCCGAAACCGCATTGCGTCGCCTGCTGGTCGAGCAACGCAAGACCCAGAAACGGGTGAACGCGCTCAAATACAATGTCATTCCCCGCTATCAAGATACGATCCGGTATATCGAATCAACGCTGGAAGAAGAGGAGCGCACCACGTTGTTTCAGATTCAGTTGTTGCAGAACAAACAGCACCAGAGTTGA
- a CDS encoding ATP synthase subunit C, translating to MLYWIVGLVSVSFVGIIALGIYYEMRPQPAAGQPRRRMRHVLGGNLFLFVLAQILLLFTVANEVMAAEAVNAVVNEVSLGKGLALVGIGLPTAVATIAAGIAVGPVGSASLAVIAEKPELFGRTLIYLGLAEGIAIYGLVVTILMLGKI from the coding sequence ATGCTTTACTGGATAGTGGGACTTGTCAGCGTCAGCTTTGTCGGCATCATTGCCCTCGGCATTTATTATGAAATGCGACCGCAACCGGCCGCCGGCCAGCCACGACGGCGGATGCGGCACGTGCTCGGCGGCAATCTGTTTTTGTTCGTACTGGCCCAAATACTGTTGCTGTTCACTGTCGCCAACGAGGTGATGGCCGCCGAGGCGGTGAATGCCGTCGTGAACGAGGTATCGCTCGGCAAGGGGCTGGCACTGGTCGGAATCGGGCTTCCGACCGCCGTGGCGACCATCGCCGCGGGGATCGCGGTGGGCCCGGTGGGTTCCGCGTCGCTGGCGGTCATCGCGGAAAAGCCGGAACTGTTCGGGCGTACCCTGATCTATCTGGGGCTGGCTGAAGGCATCGCCATCTATGGCCTGGTCGTCACGATCCTGATGCTGGGGAAAATCTAG
- a CDS encoding potassium/proton antiporter, producing the protein MELLNHLLSIAALLLFGSIVVSSISARVGAPLLLIFLIVGMLGGKEGPGNLVFDDVGTAYLIGSVALGIILLNGGLHTKFESFRVGLRPALSLATVGVLITSGLVGLAAAWIFELHWMQGMLLGAIIGSTDAAAVFSLLHARGMNIERRVGATLEIESGSNDPMAIFLTIVLIELIQTQQPLMSWDVLLSFFIQMGIGALAGVLGARLLGFMINHLTLANGLYPLLVTSGGLLIFALSNSLGGSGFLAIYLVGVVLGNRKLHAGQNILRVHDGLAWLSQIGMFLILGLLVTPSDLYPVAWHALLIALVLIFIARPLAVLLCLLPFRFAWRELVYIAWVGLRGAVPIILALFPLLAGLEQADLYFNVAFFVVLVSLLLQGWTVAPVARGLRLDIPPGPEPVMQIDTLIPGHPECEILVYHLGRNSPLRDRSPDYFILPGTARLTSVIRGGISYDAKDIDRFAVNDYVHILAASEEVDQINRLFTTLEYAADHQFFGDFVLDPGAKLCDLSMAYGVSVPEQCDTLTVGEYLAQQFRNKPVVGDRARLDKVELIVLEIEQGKIVKVGLKIS; encoded by the coding sequence ATGGAACTGCTAAATCACCTTTTATCAATCGCCGCATTGCTGTTATTCGGCAGCATCGTGGTCAGTTCCATTTCGGCACGGGTTGGCGCTCCCTTGCTCCTGATCTTTTTGATCGTGGGCATGCTTGGCGGCAAAGAGGGACCCGGAAACCTGGTGTTTGATGATGTCGGTACCGCCTATCTTATCGGTTCGGTGGCACTGGGCATTATTCTTTTAAACGGTGGTTTACACACCAAATTTGAAAGTTTCCGGGTTGGGTTGCGTCCGGCATTGAGCCTGGCAACAGTCGGGGTGTTGATCACCAGTGGTCTGGTGGGGCTGGCGGCCGCCTGGATTTTTGAACTGCACTGGATGCAGGGCATGCTGCTGGGCGCCATTATCGGTTCCACCGATGCGGCAGCGGTCTTCTCCCTGTTACACGCCCGGGGGATGAATATCGAGCGCCGGGTAGGGGCCACGCTGGAGATCGAGTCGGGCAGTAATGACCCGATGGCCATCTTTCTCACTATTGTGCTGATTGAGCTGATCCAGACCCAGCAGCCGTTGATGAGCTGGGATGTATTGCTCTCGTTTTTCATACAGATGGGTATTGGCGCCCTGGCGGGCGTGCTGGGCGCGCGTCTGCTGGGCTTTATGATCAACCATTTGACGCTGGCCAACGGATTGTATCCTCTGCTGGTGACCAGTGGCGGCTTGCTGATCTTTGCCCTGAGTAACAGCCTGGGCGGTAGTGGTTTTCTGGCCATCTATCTGGTTGGCGTGGTTCTGGGTAATCGCAAGCTGCATGCCGGACAGAATATTCTGCGTGTGCATGACGGGCTGGCCTGGCTCAGCCAGATCGGTATGTTCCTGATTCTGGGATTACTGGTGACGCCTTCCGATCTCTATCCGGTTGCCTGGCACGCCCTTTTGATCGCGCTGGTGCTGATCTTTATCGCGCGTCCGCTGGCGGTGTTGCTGTGCCTGTTGCCGTTTCGCTTTGCCTGGCGTGAGCTGGTCTATATTGCCTGGGTCGGGTTACGTGGGGCGGTACCGATTATTCTGGCCCTGTTCCCGTTACTGGCGGGCCTGGAGCAGGCCGATCTCTATTTCAATGTGGCATTTTTCGTGGTGCTGGTCTCCTTGTTATTGCAGGGCTGGACCGTGGCGCCCGTGGCACGCGGGTTACGACTGGATATTCCGCCGGGACCTGAACCGGTTATGCAGATCGATACCCTGATACCGGGGCATCCTGAATGTGAAATTCTGGTTTACCACCTGGGTCGTAACAGTCCGTTACGGGATCGTTCGCCCGATTACTTTATTTTACCGGGGACGGCACGCCTGACCTCGGTAATACGTGGCGGGATTTCCTACGATGCGAAAGATATCGACCGATTTGCAGTCAACGATTATGTCCACATTCTGGCCGCCAGTGAGGAAGTGGATCAGATAAACCGGCTGTTTACCACGCTGGAGTACGCTGCGGATCATCAATTCTTTGGCGATTTTGTTCTCGACCCCGGCGCCAAACTGTGCGACCTGTCGATGGCCTATGGCGTCTCGGTGCCCGAGCAATGCGACACGCTGACTGTTGGGGAATATCTGGCGCAACAGTTTCGCAACAAACCGGTAGTCGGAGATCGGGCCCGACTGGATAAAGTTGAATTAATCGTGCTGGAGATCGAACAGGGCAAAATTGTCAAAGTGGGTCTGAAAATTTCATAA
- a CDS encoding V-type ATP synthase subunit A, with the protein MGEVREINGPIVRTRLPGAMNGEQVLIGQQQLMGEVIGREGDEAIVQVYESTESLHPGESVKGLEHPLSVELGPGLLGQIFDGIQRPLNKLYDRSGDYIARGLNIPALDRDKLWSFQPEGSLQPGQSLAAGAVLGTVQESETITHRILVPPTLEGELLSLAGAGEYGVEEPIARVRDHHGQEHTLQLYQRWPVRQPRPYAQRDNAVAPLFTGQRILDTFFPLLKGGKAAVPGPFGAGKTVVQQQIARWSNADIVIYVGCGERGNELVDILDSFPQLTDPYSGRSLMERTLLVANTSNMPVVAREASLYTGITIAEYYRDQGYDVVMVADSTSRWAEALREVAGRLGQMPVEEGYPAYLASRLASFYERAGRVMTLNEASGSVSLIGAVSPPGGDFSEPVTSHTKEIVQTFWALSKELADARHYPAVSWTESFSEYVGVAAEWWHEHVNEQWYTERAQAVALLSQADELARIVNLVGPEALSAFQRWTLEVASLLKEAVLQQSALEDNDSYASPEKQFALLHLVIDIKRQGEKLLKRGVPVQQLLELAVLTQVKRLKSRYSSEQVADLQGYHETIDAAFAELGSEYPELETHE; encoded by the coding sequence ATGGGTGAAGTGCGGGAGATTAACGGCCCGATTGTCCGGACCCGCTTGCCCGGCGCGATGAACGGCGAACAGGTGCTCATCGGACAGCAGCAACTGATGGGTGAGGTGATCGGCCGGGAAGGGGACGAGGCCATCGTCCAGGTCTATGAGTCGACCGAGTCCCTGCATCCCGGCGAGTCCGTGAAGGGGCTGGAGCATCCCCTGTCGGTGGAACTCGGCCCCGGCCTGCTGGGACAGATATTCGATGGCATCCAGCGTCCACTTAACAAGCTCTATGATCGCAGCGGCGATTATATTGCCCGGGGGCTGAATATTCCGGCCCTGGATCGGGACAAGCTATGGTCCTTCCAACCTGAGGGCAGTCTGCAGCCGGGTCAGTCGCTTGCCGCCGGGGCGGTACTCGGTACGGTGCAGGAAAGCGAGACCATCACGCACCGCATTCTGGTACCGCCGACCCTCGAGGGGGAACTGCTGTCGCTGGCGGGGGCCGGCGAGTATGGCGTGGAAGAGCCGATCGCGCGAGTGCGTGACCACCATGGGCAGGAGCACACCCTCCAGCTTTACCAGCGCTGGCCGGTACGCCAACCCAGGCCCTATGCGCAGCGTGACAATGCGGTCGCACCGCTGTTTACCGGGCAACGGATCCTGGATACCTTCTTCCCTTTACTCAAGGGCGGCAAAGCGGCGGTGCCGGGACCGTTCGGCGCCGGCAAGACAGTCGTGCAACAGCAGATTGCGCGCTGGTCCAACGCAGATATCGTGATCTACGTCGGCTGCGGCGAGCGCGGCAACGAGCTGGTGGATATCCTCGACAGCTTTCCGCAACTGACCGATCCCTATAGCGGACGATCCCTTATGGAACGCACGCTGCTGGTCGCCAATACCTCCAATATGCCGGTGGTGGCGCGGGAAGCCTCGCTCTATACCGGGATCACCATCGCCGAGTATTATCGCGACCAGGGTTACGATGTGGTAATGGTGGCCGATTCCACCAGCCGCTGGGCCGAAGCGCTGCGCGAAGTGGCCGGCCGCCTCGGTCAAATGCCGGTCGAAGAGGGTTATCCTGCCTATCTTGCTTCCCGGCTGGCTTCGTTTTACGAACGTGCCGGTCGGGTGATGACGCTCAACGAAGCCAGCGGTTCGGTCTCCCTCATCGGTGCGGTTTCCCCGCCGGGTGGGGATTTTTCCGAGCCGGTCACCAGCCACACCAAGGAGATCGTGCAAACCTTCTGGGCCCTCTCCAAGGAGCTGGCCGATGCCCGTCATTATCCGGCGGTCTCCTGGACAGAAAGCTTTTCCGAATACGTGGGGGTGGCCGCCGAGTGGTGGCACGAGCATGTGAATGAACAGTGGTATACCGAACGGGCCCAGGCGGTGGCCCTGTTATCCCAGGCCGATGAACTGGCGCGGATCGTCAACCTGGTCGGGCCCGAGGCACTCTCTGCCTTTCAGCGCTGGACTCTGGAGGTGGCCAGTCTGTTGAAAGAGGCGGTGTTGCAGCAGAGCGCGCTGGAAGACAATGACAGTTATGCCTCGCCCGAAAAGCAGTTTGCCCTGTTGCACCTGGTCATCGACATCAAACGTCAGGGTGAAAAATTGCTGAAGCGGGGCGTGCCGGTACAGCAGTTACTGGAACTGGCGGTACTGACGCAGGTGAAGCGGCTCAAATCACGCTACAGCAGCGAACAGGTGGCCGATCTGCAAGGCTATCATGAGACGATCGATGCGGCCTTTGCCGAACTGGGCAGCGAATACCCGGAGCTGGAAACCCATGAGTGA
- a CDS encoding V-type ATP synthase subunit E, with amino-acid sequence MAEERDQTDNLEKALLERANRLAREYLARAEQQREDIHRDLREKLHLSEERELLSAREKSERVYQQRIQASELQLQARLDHLRWQQVQQILDELLRQLQQQAEDDETYLPLLGQLLQDAAAAITAEHLVVQVNSRDRQRLQNVDTQQWQTWLPDKQITLCEQPCDCSGGVLVYDSDNRIRVNNTFEGRIAMLHEQLEQSIMEHLFSKTLTTGEMIHG; translated from the coding sequence ATGGCCGAAGAGCGCGATCAGACCGATAACCTGGAAAAGGCGTTACTCGAGCGCGCCAATCGCCTGGCCCGGGAATACCTGGCGCGTGCCGAACAGCAGCGCGAGGATATCCATCGCGACTTGCGCGAAAAACTGCATCTGAGCGAAGAGCGTGAACTGCTCTCTGCCCGGGAGAAAAGCGAGCGCGTTTATCAGCAACGCATCCAGGCCAGCGAATTACAGCTCCAGGCCCGGCTCGATCATCTGCGCTGGCAACAGGTGCAACAGATACTCGATGAGCTGCTGCGTCAGCTACAGCAACAGGCCGAGGATGACGAGACCTATCTGCCCTTACTCGGGCAGTTGTTGCAGGACGCGGCCGCGGCCATCACTGCCGAGCATCTTGTTGTGCAGGTAAATTCACGCGATCGGCAACGTCTGCAAAACGTCGATACTCAACAGTGGCAAACGTGGCTGCCGGACAAACAGATCACCCTTTGTGAACAACCCTGTGATTGTAGCGGCGGTGTTCTGGTGTATGACAGTGATAACCGGATCCGCGTGAACAATACGTTCGAGGGCCGGATTGCCATGCTGCATGAACAGCTTGAACAAAGCATCATGGAACATCTGTTCAGTAAAACCCTGACCACCGGGGAAATGATTCATGGGTGA
- a CDS encoding V-type ATPase subunit — protein sequence MQVKHAYLNTRLNLLSGWLKRTDLNRQLIREGDTRSGELLQQAGLPHAFSELLSQPDEFDRQLHQLFLREVTLLLRATTGALREFIIQWLRQYELLNIKTVLRARAYGEPLDSTRITLLDIGRYASLSAETLLAAEDVNEIFRVLEHYSYATLAQKARRHYQERQNIFDLEAMIDRQYFVDLMQHFQFLDPAHKQALKPLLGMQLDRVNLLWLLRYRLNYGMDTSHIYYLLAPTGRWLDKTVLMTLLRQETLEEMLQQLPPTWRKAVAGKQQLTRLENAADQLLQNYYTELFQRSSDSVVRLYCYLWLRQHQLKQVAIIIKGRELGLESAMISDAAGLEEHGEAGLNPDGELNLARAG from the coding sequence GTGCAGGTCAAACACGCTTATCTGAATACCCGACTGAACCTGTTATCCGGCTGGCTGAAGCGAACGGATCTGAACCGGCAATTGATCCGGGAAGGGGATACCCGATCGGGTGAACTGTTGCAGCAAGCCGGATTGCCGCACGCCTTTTCCGAACTGCTTTCACAACCTGATGAGTTTGATCGCCAGCTCCATCAACTGTTTCTGCGTGAAGTCACCCTGCTGTTGCGGGCCACCACGGGGGCTTTACGGGAGTTTATCATTCAGTGGTTGCGACAGTACGAGCTGTTGAATATCAAGACGGTCCTGCGGGCACGGGCCTACGGGGAGCCTCTCGACTCGACACGGATCACCCTGCTGGATATCGGCCGCTACGCCAGCCTCTCGGCCGAAACCCTGCTGGCCGCCGAAGATGTGAATGAAATTTTCCGGGTTCTGGAACATTACAGCTATGCCACTCTGGCGCAAAAGGCGCGGCGCCATTACCAGGAGCGGCAGAACATCTTCGATCTGGAGGCGATGATCGATCGTCAGTACTTTGTCGATCTGATGCAGCATTTTCAATTTCTTGACCCGGCGCATAAACAAGCCCTGAAACCGCTGCTGGGGATGCAACTGGATCGGGTCAACCTGCTGTGGTTGCTGCGCTACCGCCTGAACTACGGGATGGACACCTCGCACATCTATTATCTGCTGGCGCCGACCGGCCGCTGGCTGGACAAGACGGTATTGATGACGCTGTTGCGTCAGGAGACGCTGGAGGAAATGCTGCAACAGTTACCACCAACCTGGCGCAAGGCAGTTGCGGGCAAACAACAACTCACCCGCCTGGAGAATGCTGCCGATCAACTGTTACAAAACTACTATACGGAGCTGTTTCAACGTTCATCGGACAGTGTCGTGCGATTATATTGTTATCTCTGGTTGCGTCAGCATCAATTGAAACAGGTTGCGATCATTATCAAGGGGCGGGAGCTCGGGTTGGAGAGCGCGATGATCAGTGATGCCGCCGGTCTGGAAGAGCATGGGGAAGCAGGATTGAATCCTGACGGGGAACTGAATCTGGCGAGGGCAGGATGA
- a CDS encoding V-type ATP synthase subunit F: MERNVRMLALGSAALTDGFALLGFETYPDADREVLNRVLEELVQQRGRALVLVEPALCEQPSTLLQRLRIEGGQILITEIPPLQMPEGYQSDVEDLLHSVLGQSALET; the protein is encoded by the coding sequence ATGGAACGTAATGTGCGCATGCTCGCGCTGGGAAGTGCGGCCCTGACCGACGGCTTTGCCCTGCTGGGTTTTGAAACCTATCCCGATGCCGACCGGGAGGTATTGAACCGGGTGCTGGAAGAACTGGTCCAGCAACGGGGCCGGGCGCTGGTACTGGTGGAACCGGCCTTGTGTGAGCAGCCGAGCACGTTGCTGCAGCGCCTGCGTATCGAAGGCGGGCAGATCCTGATTACCGAGATTCCGCCGCTACAAATGCCCGAAGGCTATCAATCGGATGTCGAGGATCTGTTGCACTCGGTACTGGGCCAGAGTGCCCTGGAGACATAA
- a CDS encoding V-type ATP synthase subunit B, which yields MSEHYRREEYRLASAARGGLLYMQGVGNVAFGDRVQIRNRNGQLRNGQVIRSSPDVVLIQVFEGTDNLNLEDTWVRFLDRPFEIALSPDVLGRVFNGIGEPRDERPPLVSRQRWNVNGAPTNPAARAYPREFIQTGISAIDGLNSLVRGQKLPIFSGSGLPHNRLAAQIVRQAQLPGEESRFAIVFAAMGVSYADARYFHTQFEQSGVLGRVVMFINRADDPPIERLILPRTALTAAEYLAYEMDMHVLVVMTDMIHYAEALREVATAKGDVPARKGYPGYLYSDLAELYERAGRIRNRAGSITLLPVVSMPSDDITHPIPDLTGYITEGQIVLSRELHNQGVYPPINISPSLSRLMKDGIGKNDTRDDHPRVASQLYAVYARALEVRNLASIIGPEELSELDQEYLHFAEQFEQRFIGQGEEQSRSIIETLDLAWELLSLLPADSLNRVSDADLDKYHHWSRSSQNQARTAQEGE from the coding sequence ATGAGTGAGCATTATCGTCGCGAGGAATATCGCCTGGCCAGTGCCGCGCGCGGCGGTCTGTTGTATATGCAGGGCGTTGGGAATGTTGCCTTCGGTGATCGGGTGCAGATCCGCAACCGTAACGGGCAACTGCGCAATGGCCAGGTGATTCGCAGCTCGCCCGACGTGGTCCTGATCCAGGTCTTTGAAGGGACCGATAATTTAAATCTGGAAGATACCTGGGTGCGGTTTCTGGACAGGCCGTTCGAAATCGCTCTGTCGCCGGACGTGCTGGGCCGGGTCTTCAACGGCATCGGGGAGCCGCGCGACGAGCGGCCGCCGCTGGTCTCCCGTCAGCGCTGGAACGTGAATGGCGCTCCGACCAATCCGGCGGCCCGGGCGTATCCGCGTGAGTTTATCCAGACCGGGATTTCCGCGATCGACGGGCTGAACTCGCTGGTGCGGGGCCAGAAGCTGCCGATTTTTTCCGGCTCCGGTCTGCCGCATAACCGGCTGGCCGCCCAGATCGTCCGCCAGGCCCAGTTACCCGGCGAGGAATCGCGGTTTGCCATCGTGTTTGCCGCCATGGGCGTCTCCTATGCCGATGCGCGTTATTTTCATACCCAGTTCGAGCAGAGCGGGGTTCTCGGGCGGGTGGTGATGTTCATCAACCGGGCGGATGATCCCCCCATCGAACGGCTGATCCTGCCGCGCACGGCGCTGACCGCGGCCGAATACCTGGCCTATGAAATGGACATGCACGTGCTGGTGGTGATGACCGACATGATTCACTATGCCGAGGCGTTGCGCGAGGTGGCTACCGCCAAGGGCGATGTGCCGGCGCGCAAGGGGTATCCCGGCTATCTCTATTCGGATCTGGCCGAGCTGTATGAACGCGCCGGACGCATTCGAAACCGGGCCGGTTCGATCACGCTGCTCCCCGTGGTCAGCATGCCCTCCGATGATATTACCCATCCGATCCCGGATCTGACCGGCTATATCACCGAGGGCCAGATCGTCTTGAGCCGTGAGCTGCACAATCAGGGAGTTTATCCGCCGATCAATATTTCACCTTCCCTGTCACGCCTGATGAAAGATGGGATTGGCAAGAACGATACCCGCGACGATCATCCGCGGGTCGCCAGTCAGTTATACGCCGTCTATGCCCGGGCGCTGGAGGTACGTAACCTGGCCTCGATCATCGGTCCCGAAGAGCTCAGCGAGCTGGATCAGGAGTATCTGCATTTTGCCGAACAATTCGAACAACGCTTTATCGGCCAGGGCGAAGAGCAGAGCCGCTCCATCATCGAGACACTGGATCTTGCCTGGGAGTTACTGTCACTGTTACCGGCCGACAGTCTGAACCGGGTCAGTGATGCGGATCTCGACAAGTATCATCACTGGAGCCGTTCGTCGCAAAATCAGGCCAGAACGGCCCAGGAGGGCGAATAA